One Streptomyces fagopyri DNA window includes the following coding sequences:
- a CDS encoding M55 family metallopeptidase, with protein MKILISADMEGATGVTWPADVLPGTPQWERCRSMFTSDVNAAVLGFLDGGADEVLINEAHWSMRNLLLERLDERAEMLTGRHKSLSMVEGVQHGDVDGIAFVGYHTGAGMEGVLAHTYLANSITGVWVNGVRASEGLLNSHVVAEYGVPVVLVTGDDLACEDALGYAPEALKVAVKDHVSRYAAVCRTPSRTAADIRAAAKEAAALAVRHEPVAGGPFTVALEFDAEHLSMAATVVPGVERTGERRVAYTNDTMYEAIRTFKAVTTIVSAAVEEQYG; from the coding sequence GTGAAGATCCTCATCAGCGCCGACATGGAGGGCGCCACCGGGGTGACCTGGCCGGCCGACGTGCTGCCGGGGACACCGCAATGGGAGCGGTGCCGCTCGATGTTCACCTCGGACGTGAACGCCGCCGTACTCGGCTTCCTCGACGGTGGCGCCGACGAGGTGCTGATCAACGAGGCGCACTGGTCCATGCGGAATCTCCTGCTCGAACGACTCGACGAGAGAGCCGAGATGCTCACCGGCCGGCACAAGTCGCTGTCCATGGTGGAGGGCGTACAGCACGGCGACGTGGACGGGATCGCGTTCGTCGGCTACCACACGGGCGCCGGCATGGAGGGCGTCCTCGCCCACACCTACCTCGCGAACTCGATCACCGGGGTCTGGGTGAACGGTGTACGGGCCAGCGAGGGACTGCTCAACTCGCACGTGGTCGCCGAGTACGGCGTACCCGTCGTCCTCGTCACGGGCGACGACCTGGCCTGCGAGGACGCGCTCGGATACGCGCCGGAGGCGCTCAAGGTCGCCGTCAAGGACCATGTGTCGCGGTACGCGGCGGTGTGCCGGACACCGTCCCGGACCGCCGCCGACATCCGGGCCGCGGCCAAGGAGGCGGCGGCGCTGGCGGTACGGCACGAACCGGTGGCGGGCGGCCCGTTCACGGTGGCGCTGGAGTTCGACGCCGAGCACCTGTCGATGGCGGCCACCGTCGTACCGGGTGTGGAACGCACCGGCGAGCGGAGAGTGGCCTACACCAACGACACCATGTACGAGGCAATCCGCACCTTCAAGGCGGTCACCACGATCGTCTCGGCCGCGGTGGAGGAGCAGTATGGCTGA
- a CDS encoding class I SAM-dependent methyltransferase has product MSVTSRYRGAWEGFWREAPDEQGAVFWDAEPALTAGVHLALFEPYVTFHGLPLVDLGCGNGTQTRFLADRFPRVVGTDISAAALDHARHADTAGQATYQLLDASEKSEVQRLHAELGDANVYMRGVLHQCEPEDRQPLVDGIATLVGERGRVFLVELSEAARPVLMELAQGADGPPAKLAPILRHGIAPGEVSDESVPDHLGAAGLTVLASGELPLVTAEYTAVGTRIELPSKWLVAGRTAG; this is encoded by the coding sequence ATGAGCGTGACGAGTCGGTACAGGGGAGCCTGGGAGGGCTTCTGGCGCGAGGCTCCCGACGAACAGGGAGCCGTCTTCTGGGATGCGGAGCCCGCCCTCACCGCGGGCGTCCATCTCGCTCTCTTCGAACCGTACGTGACGTTCCACGGACTGCCTCTCGTCGACCTGGGCTGCGGCAACGGCACCCAGACCCGTTTCCTCGCCGACCGCTTCCCGCGTGTCGTCGGCACCGACATCTCGGCCGCCGCGCTGGACCACGCCCGCCACGCCGACACCGCGGGGCAGGCGACCTACCAGCTGCTCGACGCGTCGGAGAAGAGCGAGGTGCAGCGCCTGCACGCGGAGCTCGGTGACGCCAACGTCTATATGCGGGGCGTGCTCCACCAGTGCGAACCGGAGGACCGCCAGCCGCTGGTGGACGGCATCGCCACTCTGGTGGGGGAGCGCGGACGCGTGTTCCTCGTCGAGCTCTCGGAGGCCGCCCGCCCCGTCCTGATGGAACTCGCGCAGGGTGCCGACGGCCCTCCGGCCAAGCTGGCACCCATCCTCCGGCACGGCATCGCCCCCGGCGAGGTCTCCGACGAGTCCGTTCCCGACCACCTCGGCGCGGCCGGGCTCACCGTCCTCGCGAGCGGTGAACTCCCACTCGTCACCGCGGAGTACACCGCGGTCGGCACCCGGATCGAACTGCCCTCGAAGTGGCTGGTGGCGGGTCGCACCGCAGGGTGA
- a CDS encoding helix-turn-helix domain-containing protein — protein MANALQQIIRDRLDREGWSYGEVARRGGIPRSTVHHLATAERVVRMPQPSTLEGLSKGLGLSLDTVRRAAAEACGIHVYATDPASAVVDTGVSADPEVDLLIASVQQLSVDDRRHVAALVESLLGRDAHRG, from the coding sequence GTGGCCAACGCACTGCAGCAGATCATCAGAGATCGCCTCGACCGTGAGGGCTGGTCCTACGGAGAAGTGGCACGTCGGGGCGGCATCCCGCGCTCCACGGTCCATCACCTGGCGACGGCCGAGCGCGTGGTGCGCATGCCACAGCCCAGCACGCTGGAGGGGTTGTCCAAGGGGCTCGGACTGTCGTTGGACACGGTGCGCCGTGCCGCCGCGGAGGCCTGCGGCATTCACGTGTACGCGACGGACCCGGCGTCCGCCGTGGTGGACACCGGCGTCTCGGCCGATCCCGAGGTGGACCTGCTCATCGCGAGCGTCCAGCAGCTCTCCGTCGACGACCGGCGCCATGTCGCCGCGCTCGTGGAATCCCTCCTGGGCCGCGACGCCCACCGGGGCTGA
- a CDS encoding zinc metalloprotease — protein sequence MTALGDGPALLYDTGSPVPGPGGIPVTYEQFATGTLPVVGAGVEVLPVPRLSSGLKLHGEYQGSGFTDPKYIARRGDGQVVQLSRLLYLVASAIDGVHDIETISHRVSARYGRELSAENVRYLVEEKLDPLGVTVPEGQDEEEITAPRSDLLLALKGHRIIFNERRAGRIARSLAWLHRPTVVVLMLAAAVAMDVWLFGFFGAVEPVLQVLDQPVLMLVVFGLTVASLVFHEFGHASACRYGGARPGCIGCGLFLIWPSMYTDVTDIYRIGRAGRLRTDLGGVYFNLVFMLAMTGAYFATGQQFFLATVYLGHFEILEQLMPAVRLDGYYILGDLAGVPDLYGKIKPILLSTVPGRRGKAARAEVVGLKKSSRTIITTWVLTMVPLLIGELGYALWNLPRIVATMVRSLTAQVVGTGDAFVNGQIAAGLIGVIGCFMLLCPMAGVVYLSVKMGGRVFRAAKRSTDDKPRLRVTLCALALVGLGTLSYAWVSGVTPEPLPKRPPIAPILQPGVSTAEPPARQATAPGPQASPSGTAAVPPSGAASPGASGAASASASASPSADAGASASPSAGPSKKPAEPTGGQNTTGSATAGSPAGPSEGSAEPSPSDDPTSAAPTTDQPTPTDSPSVTSEPPPAAQ from the coding sequence ATGACGGCACTGGGGGACGGGCCCGCGTTGCTGTACGACACCGGGTCGCCGGTGCCGGGGCCGGGAGGAATCCCGGTCACCTACGAGCAGTTCGCCACGGGGACGCTGCCGGTTGTCGGCGCCGGCGTCGAGGTACTGCCGGTACCCCGACTCAGCTCCGGGCTCAAACTGCACGGGGAGTACCAGGGGTCGGGCTTCACCGACCCGAAGTACATCGCGCGCCGCGGCGACGGCCAGGTCGTGCAGCTGTCCCGGCTGCTGTACCTGGTCGCCTCCGCGATCGACGGCGTACACGACATCGAGACCATCTCGCACCGGGTGAGCGCCCGCTACGGGCGCGAACTCAGCGCGGAGAACGTGCGCTATCTGGTCGAGGAGAAGCTCGACCCGCTGGGCGTCACCGTGCCGGAGGGGCAGGACGAGGAGGAGATCACCGCGCCGCGGTCCGATCTGCTCCTCGCCCTGAAGGGGCACCGGATCATCTTCAACGAGCGCAGGGCGGGCCGGATCGCCCGCTCGCTGGCCTGGCTGCACCGCCCCACGGTGGTCGTGCTGATGCTGGCGGCGGCCGTGGCGATGGACGTCTGGCTGTTCGGCTTCTTCGGCGCGGTCGAACCCGTGCTGCAGGTCCTCGACCAGCCGGTGCTGATGCTCGTCGTGTTCGGACTCACCGTGGCCTCACTCGTCTTCCACGAGTTCGGTCACGCCTCGGCCTGCAGATACGGAGGCGCGCGGCCGGGGTGCATCGGCTGCGGGCTCTTCCTCATCTGGCCGTCCATGTACACCGACGTGACGGACATCTACCGGATCGGACGGGCCGGACGGCTCCGCACCGACCTGGGCGGGGTGTACTTCAACCTCGTCTTCATGCTCGCCATGACGGGCGCGTACTTCGCCACCGGTCAGCAGTTCTTCCTGGCCACGGTGTATCTCGGGCACTTCGAGATCCTGGAGCAGCTGATGCCGGCCGTCCGGCTGGACGGCTACTACATCCTCGGCGACCTGGCCGGCGTCCCGGATCTCTACGGCAAGATCAAACCGATCCTGCTCAGCACGGTGCCCGGACGGCGCGGGAAGGCGGCCCGCGCCGAGGTCGTCGGGCTCAAGAAGTCCTCCCGCACCATCATCACCACGTGGGTCCTCACGATGGTGCCGCTGCTGATCGGTGAACTCGGCTACGCGCTGTGGAACCTGCCGCGGATCGTCGCCACGATGGTCCGCTCGCTCACCGCGCAGGTCGTGGGCACGGGCGACGCCTTCGTCAACGGCCAGATCGCCGCCGGTCTGATCGGGGTGATCGGCTGCTTCATGCTGCTGTGCCCGATGGCCGGTGTGGTCTACCTGTCGGTGAAGATGGGCGGCCGGGTCTTCCGTGCCGCCAAGCGCTCGACCGACGACAAGCCGCGGCTGAGGGTGACGCTGTGCGCGCTGGCGCTGGTCGGTCTGGGCACGCTGAGCTACGCGTGGGTCTCCGGTGTGACGCCCGAGCCGTTGCCGAAGCGGCCGCCGATCGCCCCGATCCTCCAGCCCGGTGTGTCCACGGCGGAGCCGCCCGCCCGGCAGGCGACCGCACCCGGACCGCAGGCGTCGCCGTCCGGCACCGCCGCGGTCCCGCCGTCCGGCGCCGCGTCCCCCGGTGCCTCGGGCGCCGCCTCGGCGAGTGCCTCGGCCTCGCCCAGCGCGGACGCCGGGGCCTCCGCGTCGCCCAGCGCGGGCCCGTCCAAGAAGCCGGCCGAGCCCACCGGCGGCCAGAACACGACGGGTTCGGCCACGGCCGGTTCGCCGGCCGGTCCTTCCGAGGGGTCCGCCGAACCGTCGCCGTCCGACGATCCGACCTCGGCGGCGCCGACCACGGATCAGCCCACCCCGACCGACAGCCCGAGCGTGACCAGTGAACCGCCCCCGGCCGCCCAGTGA
- a CDS encoding M20/M25/M40 family metallo-hydrolase, translated as MADEQALDEVVRFTSDLIRIDTTNRGGGDCQERPAAEYAAALLAETGVEPVLLERTKGRTNVVARIEGTDPSADAMLVHGHLDVVPAQAEDWSVHPFSGEIRDGVVWGRGAVDMKNMDAMILAVLRGWKRLGVRPRRDLVIAFTADEEASAEDGSGFLADHHPELFEGCTEGISESGAFTFHDGGGRELYPIGAGERGTGWLKLTARGRAGHGSKVNRNNAVTHLAAAIARIGAHEWPLRLTPTVRAALVELAALYGIDADLDDLGDVDELLRKLGPGAALVEATVRNSANPTMLSAGYKVNVIPGEATAYVDGRHLPGTEDEFRATLDQLTGPDVEWEFHHREVALQAPVDSVTYRRMRAAVEEFAPGGHVVPYCMSGGTDAKQFSRLGITGYGFAPLRLPEGFDYQALFHGVDERVPVEALHFGVRVLDRFLRTA; from the coding sequence ATGGCTGACGAACAGGCACTGGACGAGGTCGTACGGTTCACCTCCGACCTCATCCGCATCGACACCACGAACCGGGGCGGCGGCGACTGCCAGGAGCGGCCGGCCGCCGAGTACGCCGCCGCGCTGCTCGCCGAGACAGGCGTCGAACCCGTCCTTCTGGAACGGACCAAGGGCCGTACGAACGTCGTCGCGCGCATCGAGGGCACCGACCCCTCCGCCGACGCGATGCTCGTCCACGGCCATCTCGACGTGGTGCCCGCGCAGGCCGAGGACTGGAGCGTGCACCCGTTCTCCGGGGAGATCCGAGACGGCGTCGTCTGGGGACGTGGCGCGGTCGACATGAAGAACATGGACGCGATGATCCTCGCGGTCCTGCGGGGCTGGAAGCGCCTCGGAGTGCGGCCCCGGCGCGACCTCGTGATCGCGTTCACCGCCGACGAGGAGGCGAGCGCGGAGGACGGGTCCGGGTTCCTCGCCGATCACCACCCGGAGCTCTTCGAGGGCTGCACGGAGGGCATCAGCGAGTCCGGTGCGTTCACCTTCCACGACGGCGGGGGCCGGGAGCTGTACCCGATCGGGGCGGGGGAGCGCGGCACCGGGTGGCTCAAGCTCACGGCGCGCGGGCGGGCCGGCCACGGCTCCAAGGTGAACCGGAACAACGCCGTGACCCACCTGGCCGCCGCGATCGCCAGGATCGGCGCGCACGAGTGGCCCCTCCGGCTCACACCGACCGTCCGCGCGGCCCTCGTCGAACTCGCCGCGCTGTACGGGATCGACGCGGACCTCGACGACCTCGGCGACGTGGACGAACTGCTGCGCAAGCTCGGCCCCGGCGCCGCGCTGGTCGAGGCCACCGTGCGCAACAGCGCCAACCCGACGATGCTCAGCGCCGGTTACAAGGTCAACGTGATTCCCGGAGAGGCCACCGCATACGTGGACGGCCGCCATCTCCCGGGTACCGAGGACGAGTTCCGCGCCACCCTCGACCAGCTGACGGGACCGGACGTGGAGTGGGAGTTCCACCACCGCGAGGTCGCCCTGCAGGCGCCGGTCGACTCGGTGACGTACCGCCGGATGCGGGCGGCGGTCGAGGAGTTCGCGCCCGGAGGGCACGTGGTCCCGTACTGCATGTCGGGCGGCACGGACGCCAAGCAGTTCTCGCGCCTCGGCATCACCGGCTACGGATTCGCGCCGCTGAGGCTGCCCGAGGGCTTCGACTACCAGGCGCTCTTCCACGGCGTCGACGAACGCGTTCCCGTCGAGGCACTGCACTTCGGCGTCCGCGTTCTCGACCGCTTCCTGCGTACGGCCTGA
- a CDS encoding S9 family peptidase, with amino-acid sequence MRTLAYGSWPSPIDAALAAAHDGHPEFAGFVGDEAWWTEPRPAEGGRRTLVRRRADGTQESVLPAPWNVRSRVIEYGGQPWAGEMRPEGPFVVFVNFADQRLYAYEPGAEPRPLTPVSHVGGGLRWVDPRLHPDRGEVWCVMEEFTGEGPTDVRRVAAAVPLDGSAARDRDAVRELADARHRFVTGPRLSPDGAQAAWLAWDHPRMPWDGTELIFADVAEDGTLHTPRVVAGGPEESIAQAEWAADGSLLYAGDRTGWWNLYRLGRETPVCTREEEFGGPLWKIGYRWFAPLSSGLVAVVHGRGATRLGILDPETGEVVDAAGPWTEFTPTLAVHGSRVLGVGASPRSAYEVVELDFRTGRARVVGAAHDDPVDPAYYPEPQIRTFTGPAGREIHAHVYPPHHPDQVAPGDELPPYVVWAHGGPTGRAPLVLDLEIAYFTSRGIGVAEVNYGGSAGHGREYRNRLREQWGVVDVEDCAAVAAALADEGTADRRRLAIRGGSAGGWTSAASLTATDVYACGTILYPILDLTSWGSGETHDFESQYLESLIGPLAEVPGRYVERSPAEHADRITAPFLLLQGLDDPICPPAQCERFLSRMAGRHVPHAYIAFEGEGHGFRRADTMVRALESELSLYAQVFGLNPPGIPTLELLK; translated from the coding sequence ATGCGGACACTGGCATACGGATCATGGCCCTCGCCCATCGACGCGGCGCTCGCCGCGGCACACGACGGGCACCCGGAGTTCGCCGGGTTCGTCGGCGACGAGGCCTGGTGGACCGAACCCCGGCCCGCCGAGGGCGGCCGGCGTACCCTCGTCCGGCGGCGCGCGGACGGCACACAGGAGTCGGTGCTGCCCGCCCCGTGGAACGTGCGCAGCCGCGTCATCGAGTACGGCGGACAGCCCTGGGCGGGGGAGATGCGCCCCGAGGGTCCGTTCGTGGTGTTCGTGAACTTCGCCGACCAGCGGCTGTACGCGTACGAGCCGGGTGCCGAACCCCGTCCCCTCACGCCCGTATCCCATGTCGGTGGCGGACTGCGCTGGGTCGACCCGCGGTTGCATCCCGACCGGGGCGAAGTGTGGTGCGTGATGGAGGAGTTCACCGGCGAGGGACCCACCGACGTACGACGGGTCGCAGCCGCGGTGCCGCTCGACGGGTCGGCCGCGCGGGACCGCGACGCCGTACGTGAACTCGCCGACGCACGCCACCGGTTCGTCACCGGACCACGGCTGTCGCCCGACGGCGCGCAGGCGGCCTGGCTCGCCTGGGACCACCCGCGGATGCCCTGGGACGGCACGGAACTCATCTTCGCGGACGTCGCCGAGGACGGCACCCTGCACACCCCGCGAGTGGTCGCGGGCGGCCCGGAGGAGTCGATCGCCCAGGCGGAGTGGGCCGCCGACGGCTCCCTGCTGTACGCGGGGGACCGCACCGGCTGGTGGAACCTGTACCGGCTCGGACGGGAGACACCGGTCTGCACCCGCGAGGAGGAGTTCGGCGGCCCGCTGTGGAAGATCGGGTACCGCTGGTTCGCGCCGCTTTCGAGCGGACTCGTGGCCGTCGTGCACGGACGGGGTGCCACCCGGCTCGGGATACTGGACCCGGAGACCGGCGAGGTCGTCGACGCGGCCGGCCCCTGGACCGAGTTCACGCCGACACTCGCCGTGCACGGCAGCCGCGTCCTGGGCGTCGGGGCCAGCCCGCGCAGCGCCTACGAGGTCGTCGAGCTCGACTTCCGTACCGGACGCGCCCGGGTGGTCGGTGCCGCCCACGACGACCCGGTGGACCCCGCGTACTACCCGGAGCCGCAGATCCGGACCTTCACCGGCCCCGCCGGCCGGGAGATCCACGCCCACGTCTATCCACCGCACCACCCCGACCAGGTCGCCCCCGGTGACGAACTGCCGCCCTACGTCGTCTGGGCGCACGGCGGCCCGACCGGCCGGGCCCCCCTCGTCCTCGACCTGGAGATCGCCTACTTCACCTCACGCGGCATCGGCGTCGCCGAGGTCAACTACGGCGGTTCGGCGGGACACGGCAGGGAGTACCGCAACCGGCTGCGCGAGCAGTGGGGCGTCGTCGACGTCGAGGACTGCGCGGCCGTCGCCGCCGCCCTCGCGGACGAGGGCACCGCCGACCGGCGGCGGCTCGCCATCCGCGGCGGCAGCGCGGGCGGCTGGACCTCCGCCGCGTCCCTCACGGCCACCGACGTCTACGCCTGCGGCACGATCCTCTACCCGATCCTCGACCTCACGAGCTGGGGCTCGGGTGAGACCCACGACTTCGAGTCCCAGTACCTGGAGTCGCTGATCGGTCCGCTCGCCGAGGTGCCGGGACGGTACGTGGAGCGTTCACCCGCCGAGCACGCCGACCGGATCACCGCGCCCTTCCTGCTCCTCCAGGGACTCGACGACCCCATCTGTCCGCCCGCGCAGTGCGAACGGTTCCTGTCCAGGATGGCGGGGCGCCACGTCCCGCACGCCTACATCGCCTTCGAGG